Proteins from a single region of Dysosmobacter acutus:
- the dapA gene encoding 4-hydroxy-tetrahydrodipicolinate synthase — protein MKEPIFTGSGVAIVTPFTKAVVDLPALGKLIDFQLANGTDAIIVCGTTGESSTMTYRERMNTIEYCIEHVDGRVPVIAGTGSNSTENSLALSRDAEAAGADGLLLVTPYYNKATQLGLIRHYNKIADAVDIPMILYNVPSRTGVSFTAETYAVLAKHPSIVGVKEASGNFSLIQKTRNLCPEDFYIWSGNDDETVCICALGGVGVISVAANVMPKEMHLLTHLCLTDRFQEAGRLQLRLKELCDALFCEVNPIPVKTALNLMGYGVGELRLPLCEMSPEHLEQLKHALNTYHLLKKES, from the coding sequence GTGAAGGAACCTATCTTTACAGGATCTGGCGTAGCGATTGTAACACCTTTTACCAAAGCTGTGGTAGACCTGCCCGCACTGGGAAAGCTCATCGACTTCCAGCTGGCCAATGGCACGGATGCCATCATCGTCTGCGGCACTACCGGCGAGTCCTCCACCATGACCTATCGGGAACGGATGAACACCATTGAATACTGCATCGAGCATGTTGACGGCCGGGTGCCGGTGATCGCCGGGACCGGCTCCAACAGCACGGAAAACTCCCTTGCGTTGTCCCGTGACGCGGAGGCGGCAGGCGCGGACGGCCTGCTGTTGGTCACCCCCTACTACAACAAGGCCACCCAGCTGGGACTGATCCGCCACTACAACAAAATTGCGGACGCCGTCGACATCCCCATGATCCTCTACAACGTCCCCTCCCGCACCGGTGTAAGCTTCACCGCGGAGACCTATGCCGTCCTGGCCAAACACCCCAGCATTGTGGGCGTCAAGGAGGCCTCCGGCAATTTCAGCCTTATCCAGAAAACACGCAACCTCTGCCCGGAGGACTTTTACATCTGGTCCGGCAACGACGACGAAACCGTCTGCATCTGCGCCTTGGGCGGTGTGGGCGTCATCTCCGTGGCCGCGAATGTGATGCCCAAGGAGATGCACCTTCTGACCCACCTGTGCCTGACGGACCGCTTCCAGGAGGCTGGACGGCTGCAGCTACGTCTTAAGGAACTGTGCGACGCGCTGTTCTGTGAGGTAAACCCCATCCCGGTGAAAACCGCGCTGAACCTGATGGGCTATGGAGTCGGTGAGCTGCGGCTGCCTCTTTGCGAGATGAGCCCGGAACATCTTGAGCAGCTCAAGCACGCGCTGAACACCTATCATCTGCTGAAAAAAGAGAGCTGA
- the dxs gene encoding 1-deoxy-D-xylulose-5-phosphate synthase — MILDTIHSPADVKALNREQTEQLCAELRRFLVDQVSKTGGHLASNLGAVELTVALHRVFDTSSDRLVFDVGHQCYVHKALTGRQELFSTLRTFGGLSGFPKPYESGHDAFIAGHASNSVSVALGMARARTLLKKDYAVIALIGDGALTGGLAYEGLNNAGESGEPLIVILNDNGMSINPNVGAMSNHLSRLRTRPGYYHFKKWYRNALGNSEFGMKLYRFNHRIKTAVKKTLWPGSTLFEDMGFTYLGPVDGHNLDRLCHVLQWAKELNRPVVVHVNTIKGKGYAYAERDPGKFHGIAPFDPETGLVKKKELNSFSHVFGNALTEYARRDGRVCAITAAMEDGTGLHRFAETLPERFFDVGIAEGHAVSMAAGMAEQGLIPVFAVYSTFLQRSYDMLIHDVALSNLHVVLAVDRAGLVGADGETHHGSLDALFLPEIPNMTVLCPSNYTELRKMLERALFELKGPVAVRYPRGEEGAYRDDSGSAPIVCLRPGTDITLVSYGTLVNNVLEAAAELDRKGISAQVLKLNCIAPMEKDCLMRSVRATRRLLVLEDSFGAGCVGQRIAAMMAEEGWAPEKLILKNLGKTIAPQGTVEELQRSYGLDTRGIVESVLEECR, encoded by the coding sequence AAACAGGGGGCCATCTGGCTTCCAACTTGGGAGCCGTGGAGCTGACGGTGGCTCTGCACCGGGTATTTGACACGTCCAGCGACCGGCTGGTGTTCGATGTGGGCCACCAGTGCTATGTGCATAAGGCCCTGACCGGGCGTCAGGAGCTGTTTTCCACGCTGCGTACATTCGGCGGACTGTCCGGATTCCCGAAACCCTATGAGAGCGGCCATGACGCGTTCATTGCCGGCCATGCCTCCAATTCTGTGTCCGTGGCGCTGGGCATGGCCCGGGCCAGGACGCTGCTGAAGAAGGACTACGCGGTGATCGCCCTGATCGGCGACGGAGCCCTGACCGGCGGCCTTGCCTATGAGGGGCTCAACAACGCCGGCGAGTCCGGTGAACCGCTGATTGTGATTCTCAATGACAACGGCATGTCCATCAATCCCAATGTTGGCGCCATGTCCAACCATCTGAGCCGCCTGCGGACCCGGCCCGGATACTACCATTTTAAAAAGTGGTACCGGAACGCATTGGGGAACAGTGAATTTGGCATGAAGCTCTACCGGTTTAACCACCGGATCAAAACGGCGGTCAAGAAGACGCTGTGGCCTGGCAGCACCCTGTTTGAGGACATGGGCTTTACTTATCTGGGTCCGGTGGACGGCCACAATTTGGATCGGCTGTGCCATGTGCTCCAGTGGGCAAAAGAGCTGAACCGGCCCGTGGTGGTCCATGTGAATACAATCAAGGGCAAGGGCTACGCCTATGCGGAGCGGGATCCCGGCAAGTTCCACGGCATTGCGCCCTTTGACCCGGAAACCGGTCTGGTGAAAAAGAAGGAGCTCAACAGTTTTTCCCATGTGTTCGGCAACGCGCTGACAGAGTATGCCCGGCGGGATGGGCGGGTCTGCGCCATCACGGCGGCCATGGAGGATGGAACGGGGCTCCACCGGTTTGCCGAGACGCTGCCGGAGCGCTTTTTTGACGTGGGGATTGCCGAGGGACATGCGGTTTCCATGGCGGCGGGCATGGCGGAACAGGGACTGATCCCCGTGTTTGCCGTCTACTCTACCTTTTTGCAGCGCAGCTATGATATGCTGATCCACGATGTGGCCCTGTCCAACCTCCACGTGGTGCTTGCCGTGGACCGGGCCGGGCTGGTGGGCGCCGACGGTGAAACCCATCACGGCAGTTTGGATGCGCTGTTTCTGCCGGAGATCCCCAATATGACGGTGCTTTGCCCCTCCAATTATACGGAGCTGCGCAAGATGCTGGAGCGGGCCCTTTTTGAACTGAAAGGCCCTGTGGCGGTGCGTTATCCCCGGGGGGAAGAAGGAGCCTATCGCGATGACAGCGGCAGCGCGCCGATCGTCTGCCTGCGCCCGGGCACGGACATCACCCTTGTCAGCTACGGGACGCTGGTCAACAATGTGTTGGAGGCGGCCGCGGAGCTTGATCGCAAGGGCATTTCCGCCCAGGTGCTCAAACTCAACTGCATCGCCCCCATGGAGAAGGACTGCCTGATGCGCTCTGTGCGCGCCACCCGCCGCCTTCTGGTGTTGGAGGACTCCTTTGGCGCCGGCTGCGTCGGCCAGCGGATTGCCGCCATGATGGCGGAGGAGGGTTGGGCGCCGGAGAAGCTGATTTTGAAAAACCTTGGAAAAACCATCGCTCCCCAGGGGACGGTGGAGGAGCTCCAGCGCAGCTATGGGCTGGATACCCGCGGAATCGTGGAGTCGGTATTGGAGGAGTGCAGATGA
- a CDS encoding TlyA family RNA methyltransferase, with protein MSAKTRLDVLLVELGLQESRQKAQATIMSGLVFVNQQRVDKPGTAVPRDAKIEIHGSALKYVSRGGLKLEKAMAAFPISLSGAVCGDIGASTGGFTDCMLQNGAKKVYAVDVGYGQLAWSLRSDPRVVCLERTNARYLTHDEVPDELDFASVDVSFISLKLILPPLWGLLREGGQAVSLVKPQFEAGREKVGKKGVVRDPAVHLEVLEQFLIHAKDSNFTVLGLTYSPIRGPEGNIEYLGYLQKGGGGQASFDLKALVEESHRCLKEGSE; from the coding sequence ATGAGCGCAAAGACCAGACTGGATGTTCTTCTGGTGGAACTTGGGCTGCAGGAGAGCCGCCAAAAGGCCCAGGCCACCATTATGAGCGGGCTGGTCTTCGTGAATCAGCAGCGCGTGGATAAGCCTGGCACCGCGGTGCCAAGGGATGCAAAAATTGAAATTCACGGCAGCGCTCTGAAATATGTGAGCCGCGGCGGGTTAAAATTAGAAAAGGCAATGGCGGCCTTTCCCATCTCGCTGAGCGGCGCGGTCTGCGGTGACATCGGCGCCTCCACCGGAGGGTTCACGGATTGTATGCTGCAAAACGGCGCCAAAAAGGTCTATGCTGTGGACGTGGGGTACGGACAACTGGCCTGGTCGCTGCGCTCTGATCCAAGGGTGGTCTGTCTGGAGCGGACCAATGCCCGCTACCTCACCCATGATGAGGTGCCGGATGAGCTGGATTTCGCGTCGGTGGATGTGAGCTTTATTTCGCTGAAGCTGATTCTTCCTCCCCTTTGGGGCTTGCTGAGAGAGGGCGGACAGGCGGTCTCGCTGGTCAAGCCGCAGTTTGAGGCCGGCCGGGAAAAAGTGGGGAAGAAAGGCGTTGTCCGGGACCCGGCGGTCCATCTTGAGGTGTTGGAGCAATTTCTGATCCATGCAAAGGATTCAAACTTTACAGTCCTTGGCCTGACTTATTCCCCAATCCGGGGCCCGGAGGGGAACATTGAATATTTGGGCTATTTGCAAAAGGGTGGCGGCGGACAGGCGTCATTTGACCTGAAGGCTCTGGTGGAGGAGTCCCATCGGTGTCTGAAAGAGGGAAGCGAATGA
- the recN gene encoding DNA repair protein RecN, translating into MLQLLHIENIAVIQEADISFQPGFNALTGETGAGKSIVIDALGAVLGSRTSRDLIRTGAGKAFVSAEFSGVPADLAGLVENGIVPDEDGTLLLQREIMSDGKNLCRVNGRPVTVAQLRQIGNELLNIHGQHDGTQLLDEEQHCGYLDRFGRVGPQLEAYGACYESMMELRHKIRALQMDEAEKARKVDSLHFQIDELERAGLKAGEEEELDARRDILRNSEKYISALSGADYCLSGDDDTAGALAQIREAEMALSGVKNLGGQLAELAERLSQMRSEVYDLAEIVRDLKEDFEFSPAELDALESRADQLYRLKKKYGSTVEEMLEYLDRCRRELGEIELADDTIEQLEKKLRSAEKKTAEAAEALTGVRKAAAGDLEHRILGELRDLDMGKVRFSIEIVPKEMDASGMDQVRFLMSANAGEDLKPISKIASGGELARIMLALKNVLAEQERVGTLVFDEVDTGVSGRAAQRVAEKLAAVSQGKQVLCVTHLPQLAAMADTHFSVEKGEEKGRTYTRVICMDAEQRKAELARITGGSRITPALLQSAEELMREAEIYKEGLHHWKK; encoded by the coding sequence ATGCTGCAGCTGCTTCACATTGAGAATATCGCGGTGATCCAGGAGGCGGATATCTCCTTCCAGCCTGGGTTCAACGCCCTGACCGGAGAGACCGGCGCCGGTAAATCCATCGTCATCGACGCCTTGGGAGCGGTCCTTGGCAGCCGCACCTCCCGGGACCTGATCCGCACCGGGGCGGGCAAGGCCTTTGTCAGCGCGGAGTTCTCCGGGGTGCCGGCGGACCTGGCCGGATTGGTGGAAAACGGCATCGTGCCGGATGAGGACGGGACGCTGCTGCTGCAGCGGGAGATCATGTCGGATGGAAAGAATCTCTGCCGTGTCAACGGACGGCCCGTCACCGTGGCCCAGCTGCGCCAGATCGGGAATGAGCTGCTGAACATCCACGGCCAGCACGACGGCACACAGCTTCTTGATGAGGAGCAGCACTGCGGTTATCTGGACCGCTTTGGCCGTGTGGGGCCGCAGTTGGAGGCGTATGGCGCCTGCTATGAGTCCATGATGGAGCTGCGCCATAAGATTCGCGCCCTTCAAATGGACGAGGCGGAAAAGGCCCGGAAGGTGGACAGCCTTCACTTCCAGATCGATGAGCTGGAGCGGGCCGGCCTGAAAGCCGGGGAGGAAGAGGAGCTGGACGCCCGGCGGGACATCCTGCGCAACAGCGAAAAATACATCTCCGCCCTCAGCGGAGCGGATTACTGTCTCAGCGGCGACGACGACACTGCCGGGGCACTGGCACAGATCCGGGAGGCGGAAATGGCCCTCTCAGGTGTGAAAAACTTGGGTGGTCAGCTTGCCGAGCTGGCGGAGCGGTTGTCCCAGATGCGCAGTGAAGTATATGACCTTGCCGAGATCGTCCGGGACTTGAAAGAGGATTTTGAGTTTTCCCCGGCGGAACTGGATGCCTTGGAGAGCCGGGCGGACCAGCTCTATCGGCTGAAAAAGAAATACGGCTCCACGGTGGAGGAGATGCTGGAGTACCTGGACCGATGCCGAAGGGAGCTTGGCGAAATCGAGTTGGCTGACGACACGATAGAGCAGCTGGAAAAAAAGCTGCGGTCGGCGGAGAAGAAGACAGCGGAAGCGGCGGAAGCCCTGACCGGCGTGCGGAAGGCGGCGGCGGGCGATTTGGAGCATCGGATCTTAGGCGAGCTCCGGGACCTGGACATGGGGAAGGTGCGCTTTTCCATCGAGATTGTGCCGAAGGAGATGGACGCCAGCGGCATGGACCAGGTCCGATTCCTCATGTCGGCCAATGCCGGCGAGGATTTGAAGCCCATCTCCAAAATCGCATCCGGCGGCGAGCTGGCCCGGATCATGCTGGCTCTGAAAAACGTGTTGGCTGAACAGGAGCGGGTGGGTACGCTGGTGTTCGACGAGGTGGATACCGGTGTGTCCGGCCGGGCCGCCCAACGGGTGGCGGAAAAGTTGGCTGCCGTTTCCCAGGGCAAACAGGTGCTGTGCGTAACCCATCTCCCGCAGCTGGCCGCCATGGCCGACACCCATTTTTCCGTGGAAAAAGGGGAGGAGAAGGGCCGTACTTACACCCGGGTGATCTGCATGGACGCGGAGCAGCGCAAGGCCGAGCTGGCCCGGATCACCGGCGGCAGCCGCATCACGCCCGCGCTGCTGCAAAGCGCGGAAGAGCTGATGCGCGAGGCGGAAATTTATAAAGAGGGGTTGCACCATTGGAAAAAATAG
- the argR gene encoding arginine repressor, whose protein sequence is MKNDRQAKILEIITSENIETQEQLLTRLQDMGIRSTQATISRDIKQMHLIKEPMGQGMYRYAVSGNRTKLNFAERLRTIFRESITSIDSAQNIVVLKTMPGLASAACAAMDGMEFPFMVGSLAGDDTAFIIMRDNESADEFCKEIQEML, encoded by the coding sequence ATGAAAAATGACCGGCAGGCCAAAATTTTGGAGATTATTACCTCGGAGAATATTGAAACCCAGGAGCAGCTTCTGACCCGTTTGCAGGACATGGGAATCCGCAGCACCCAAGCCACGATATCCCGGGACATCAAGCAGATGCACCTCATCAAGGAGCCCATGGGGCAGGGGATGTACCGCTACGCCGTCTCGGGCAACCGGACAAAGCTGAATTTTGCAGAGCGTCTGAGGACCATTTTCCGGGAGAGCATCACCAGCATCGACAGCGCCCAGAACATTGTGGTGCTCAAGACCATGCCGGGTCTTGCGTCGGCGGCCTGCGCCGCCATGGACGGTATGGAGTTTCCCTTTATGGTGGGCTCCCTGGCCGGGGATGACACCGCCTTTATCATCATGCGGGACAACGAAAGCGCCGACGAATTCTGCAAAGAGATTCAGGAGATGCTCTGA
- the tyrS gene encoding tyrosine--tRNA ligase, with amino-acid sequence MQIYEELVARGLIAQVTDEQEIRELINNGKATFYIGFDPTADSLHVGHFMALCLMKRLQMAGNRPIALIGGGTGYIGDPSGRSDLRSMMTPETIQHNCDCFKKQMERFIEFGEGKAMMLNNADWLLKLNYVDLLREVGACFSVNNMLRAECYKQRMEKGLSFLEFNYMIMQSYDFYHMFQTVGCNMQFGGDDQWSNMLGGTELIRRKLGKDAYAMTITLLMNSEGKKMGKTANGAVWLDPAKTSPFDFYQYWRNVGDADVLKCIRMLTFLPLDKIDAMDHWEGSQLNRAKEVLAYELTKLVHGEEEAQKAEEAAKALFAGGGDTEHMPTTTLGDAQFSDGQIGVLNLLVACGLCASNGEARRLVQQGGVSVNDQKVTDAAQVYTKDDCAGMVIKKGKKVFHKVQVQ; translated from the coding sequence ATGCAGATTTATGAGGAACTGGTGGCCCGTGGCCTGATTGCCCAGGTGACGGACGAACAGGAGATCAGAGAGCTGATCAACAATGGGAAAGCCACCTTTTACATTGGGTTTGACCCCACGGCGGACAGCCTCCACGTGGGCCACTTTATGGCGCTGTGCCTGATGAAGCGGCTGCAGATGGCGGGCAACCGGCCCATCGCCCTCATCGGCGGCGGAACCGGCTACATCGGCGACCCCTCCGGCCGCAGCGATCTGCGGTCCATGATGACGCCGGAGACCATTCAGCACAACTGCGACTGCTTCAAAAAGCAGATGGAGCGCTTCATCGAGTTCGGCGAGGGCAAGGCCATGATGCTCAACAACGCCGACTGGCTGCTGAAGCTGAACTACGTGGACTTGCTGCGGGAGGTGGGCGCCTGCTTCTCCGTCAACAACATGCTGCGGGCAGAGTGCTACAAGCAGCGGATGGAGAAGGGGCTGAGCTTCCTTGAGTTCAACTACATGATAATGCAGTCCTATGACTTCTACCACATGTTCCAGACCGTGGGCTGCAATATGCAGTTCGGCGGAGACGATCAGTGGAGCAACATGTTAGGCGGCACGGAGCTGATCCGCAGAAAGTTAGGCAAGGACGCCTATGCCATGACCATCACGCTGCTGATGAACTCCGAGGGCAAAAAGATGGGGAAGACCGCCAACGGAGCCGTCTGGCTGGACCCCGCCAAGACCAGCCCCTTTGACTTCTATCAGTACTGGCGCAATGTGGGCGACGCGGATGTGCTCAAATGCATCCGCATGCTGACTTTCCTGCCCCTTGATAAGATCGACGCCATGGACCACTGGGAGGGCAGCCAGCTCAACCGCGCCAAGGAGGTTCTGGCCTATGAGCTGACCAAGCTGGTCCATGGGGAAGAGGAAGCCCAAAAGGCCGAGGAGGCCGCCAAGGCCCTCTTTGCCGGCGGAGGCGACACGGAGCACATGCCTACCACCACCCTGGGCGACGCACAGTTCAGCGATGGCCAGATCGGCGTTTTGAACCTCTTGGTGGCCTGCGGGTTGTGCGCCTCCAACGGCGAGGCACGCCGCCTGGTCCAGCAGGGCGGAGTCAGCGTCAACGACCAAAAGGTCACGGACGCGGCTCAGGTCTACACAAAGGATGACTGCGCCGGCATGGTGATCAAAAAGGGCAAAAAGGTGTTCCACAAGGTGCAGGTGCAATAA
- the asd gene encoding aspartate-semialdehyde dehydrogenase: MKKYQVGIIGGTGMVGQRFITLMENHPWFQLTVIAASARSAGKSYEEAVDGRWALEQPMPTEARKIVVMDAEADAEKIAGLVDFCFCAVDMKKEEIRALEEKYAKLECPIVSNNSAHRWTDDVPMVVPELNPEHIRIIDSQRKRLGTKRGFIAVKSNCSLQSYVPALHPLKKFGLDRALVCTYQAISGAGKTFERWPEMVDNVIPYIGGEEEKSEQEPLKLWGRIEGDRIVKAEGPSITAQCFRVACLDGHMAACFMKFRDRVPSMEEIKAEWASFRGRAQELELPSAPRQFLHYFEENDRPQTRLDRNLEHGMAVSIGRLRPDTQYDYKFVCLSHNTLRGAAGGAVLLAELLCKEGYISAK, from the coding sequence ATGAAAAAGTATCAGGTTGGCATCATCGGAGGCACGGGGATGGTGGGCCAGCGGTTCATCACTTTGATGGAAAACCACCCCTGGTTCCAACTGACCGTGATCGCCGCCAGCGCCCGCAGCGCCGGTAAATCCTATGAAGAAGCGGTGGACGGCCGCTGGGCACTGGAGCAGCCAATGCCCACGGAAGCCAGGAAAATTGTGGTCATGGACGCAGAGGCGGACGCAGAGAAAATCGCCGGACTGGTGGACTTCTGCTTCTGTGCAGTGGACATGAAAAAAGAAGAGATCCGCGCCCTGGAGGAAAAATACGCCAAGCTGGAGTGCCCCATTGTCTCCAACAACAGCGCCCACCGCTGGACCGACGATGTGCCCATGGTGGTGCCTGAGCTGAATCCCGAACACATCCGGATCATCGACTCCCAGCGCAAACGCCTGGGCACCAAGCGGGGCTTCATCGCTGTCAAGTCCAACTGCTCCCTTCAAAGCTATGTGCCCGCGCTGCACCCGCTGAAGAAATTCGGTCTGGACCGGGCGCTGGTCTGCACCTATCAGGCCATCTCCGGCGCCGGAAAAACCTTTGAGCGCTGGCCGGAGATGGTGGATAACGTCATCCCCTACATCGGCGGCGAGGAGGAAAAATCCGAGCAGGAGCCTCTGAAGCTGTGGGGCCGCATTGAAGGAGACCGGATTGTCAAGGCCGAGGGTCCTTCCATCACCGCCCAGTGCTTCCGGGTTGCCTGCCTGGACGGCCACATGGCGGCCTGCTTCATGAAGTTCCGGGACCGGGTTCCCTCCATGGAGGAGATCAAGGCCGAATGGGCCTCCTTCCGCGGCCGGGCGCAGGAGCTGGAGCTCCCCTCCGCCCCCAGGCAGTTCCTGCACTACTTTGAGGAGAACGATCGGCCCCAGACCCGTCTGGACCGGAACCTCGAGCACGGCATGGCGGTCTCCATCGGCCGCCTGCGCCCCGACACCCAGTACGACTACAAGTTCGTCTGTCTCAGCCACAACACCCTCCGGGGTGCTGCCGGCGGCGCAGTGCTGCTGGCGGAGCTGCTGTGCAAGGAAGGATACATCAGCGCCAAGTAA
- a CDS encoding M28 family peptidase — MEKIETLRKQLLDVFPVRKTAAQKQAFREWLNRQLRKMGYSVEVETYGMGTNNVIAGRPETAELVFTAHYDTGPRGIGFVSPTNLLLSVLIPVATVLMMAAAAFVLSVLPTFLINAPGATVPLFVALMFFGLWMMVRGPANPNNANSNTSGVLTVLSIAQALPKPLRKHVAFVFFDNSEAGMAGASKYKKKHSAEIGSQVFFNFDCVGDGDYILLMPSKKSRWDGQLLDNLEQCYQPVGEKVVRQTIEGLVYYPSDHRKFAFHVAVGAFHRKKGVGYYLSRIHTPKDTELDETNIMLLRDGTVRLIEAYYNEKTGDKKDADL; from the coding sequence TTGGAAAAAATAGAGACACTGCGAAAGCAGCTTCTGGACGTCTTTCCCGTCCGGAAAACCGCGGCACAGAAGCAGGCGTTCCGGGAGTGGCTGAATCGCCAGCTGCGGAAGATGGGCTACTCCGTTGAGGTCGAAACCTATGGGATGGGCACCAACAATGTGATCGCCGGCCGGCCGGAGACCGCGGAGCTGGTGTTTACCGCACATTATGACACGGGTCCCCGGGGCATTGGCTTTGTATCGCCCACCAATCTGCTATTGTCCGTACTGATTCCGGTGGCGACGGTGCTCATGATGGCGGCGGCCGCGTTTGTTCTCTCCGTGCTGCCCACGTTTTTAATCAACGCGCCGGGCGCCACGGTCCCGCTCTTTGTTGCGCTGATGTTTTTCGGGCTGTGGATGATGGTCCGTGGCCCGGCAAACCCCAACAACGCCAACAGCAACACCTCCGGCGTGCTGACCGTGCTCTCCATCGCCCAGGCCCTGCCCAAACCACTTCGAAAGCACGTGGCCTTTGTCTTTTTTGACAACAGTGAGGCGGGGATGGCCGGCGCGTCCAAGTACAAAAAGAAGCACTCCGCGGAAATCGGAAGCCAGGTTTTTTTCAACTTCGACTGTGTGGGCGACGGCGACTATATTTTGCTGATGCCCTCCAAAAAATCCAGATGGGACGGCCAGCTGCTGGACAATCTGGAGCAATGCTATCAGCCGGTGGGGGAGAAGGTGGTCAGACAGACCATCGAGGGTCTGGTCTACTACCCCTCCGACCATCGGAAATTTGCCTTTCATGTGGCGGTGGGCGCGTTCCACCGGAAAAAGGGCGTGGGATACTACTTAAGCCGCATCCATACGCCAAAGGATACGGAACTGGACGAAACCAATATCATGCTGCTTCGGGACGGCACAGTGCGCCTGATCGAGGCGTATTACAACGAGAAGACGGGAGACAAGAAAGATGCAGATTTATGA
- a CDS encoding NAD(+)/NADH kinase has product MKKVILCPNPYRDKGFAGTKAALELLKDTGMEIVVCLPFSDDGRFRDPELNMLPLQQELRNSDMVLAFGGDGTILHLAKAVALRGIPMLGVNLGSLGFISELEQNEMPRLRELAEWNFAVECRMMLDVAVLRNGKQIYTNLALNEASVTKGAVAHVIKLHVSSDGKDLVEVRGDGIVLATPTGSTGYSLSAGGPVVEPTARNLLVSPICPISMRFNSYVLSPEHTLTVWPVESGRKPVYLSVDGGKAFLLKPGDVVRVRQSKHELKLVRLSGKSFSEIFEKKLLAGGQKDEK; this is encoded by the coding sequence ATGAAAAAAGTGATACTTTGCCCCAATCCCTATCGGGATAAGGGCTTTGCGGGGACAAAAGCGGCGCTGGAGCTGCTGAAGGACACCGGCATGGAAATCGTAGTGTGTCTGCCCTTCAGCGACGATGGGCGGTTCCGGGATCCGGAGCTCAATATGCTCCCCCTGCAGCAGGAGCTGAGGAACAGCGATATGGTTCTTGCCTTCGGCGGCGACGGAACCATCCTGCATTTGGCGAAGGCGGTTGCCCTGCGGGGAATCCCCATGCTGGGCGTCAACTTAGGCAGCCTGGGGTTCATCTCCGAGCTGGAGCAAAATGAGATGCCCCGTCTGCGGGAGCTGGCGGAGTGGAACTTTGCGGTGGAGTGCCGCATGATGCTTGACGTGGCTGTGCTGCGCAATGGAAAGCAGATCTACACCAACTTAGCGCTCAACGAGGCCTCCGTCACCAAGGGGGCCGTGGCCCATGTGATCAAGCTCCATGTCTCCTCTGACGGCAAGGATCTGGTGGAGGTGCGGGGGGACGGCATCGTCCTGGCAACGCCAACCGGTTCCACGGGGTATTCCCTGTCCGCGGGCGGCCCCGTGGTGGAACCCACGGCCCGGAATCTGCTGGTTTCCCCGATCTGTCCCATCTCCATGCGGTTCAACTCCTATGTGCTTTCCCCGGAGCACACGCTGACCGTGTGGCCGGTGGAGTCGGGCCGGAAGCCGGTCTACCTCTCGGTGGATGGCGGAAAGGCCTTTCTTCTCAAGCCCGGCGACGTGGTCCGGGTCCGCCAGTCCAAACATGAGCTGAAGCTTGTCCGTTTGTCCGGGAAGAGCTTTAGTGAGATATTTGAAAAGAAACTGCTTGCAGGAGGACAAAAGGATGAAAAATGA